CGGCGCTCGCCCGCTACGGGCTGTCCCGCTTCCTGGACGACTGGGAGCGGCTGCTGAAGGAGGTGGCCCGATGAGGATCGCCATGGTCTCCGAGCACGCGAGCCCGCTCGCCGCGCTCGGCGGCGTCGACGCCGGCGGCCAGAACGTGTACGTGGCCCGCCTGAGCGAGGAACTGGCCCGCCGCGGCCACGACGTCACCGTCTACACCCGCCGTGACGCGGCCGACCTGCCCGACCGGGTGCCCCTGCCCGGCGGCGCCGTCGTCGAGCACGTGCCGGCCGGACCGGCCGCCCCCGTACCCAAGGACGAACTGTTCCCGCACATGCCGGCCTTCGGCGCCTGGCTGGCCCGGGCCTGGGCCCGCGAGCGGCCGGACGTGGTGCACGCCCACTTCTGGATGTCCGGCATGGCCTCCCGCATCGGCGCCCACCCGCACGGCGTGCCCGTCGTGCAGACCTTCCACGCCCTGGGCACCGTCAAGCGCCGCCACCAGGGCCGGCGCGACACCAGCCCGCCCGAACGGATCGGCATCGAGCGGCAGATCGGCCGCGGCTGCGCCCGCGTCCTGGCCACCTGCGGCGACGAGGTGCACGAACTGGCCGAGATGGGCGTGCCGCGCTCCCGGGTGTCGGTGGTGCCCTGCGGGGTGGACGCGGACCAGTTCCGGCCCGGGGTCCCGCCCGACGGCGTCCCGGCCCGCCGGCGGCCGCACCGGCTCCTCGCCTGCGGCCGGCTCGTCCCGCGCAAGGGC
This genomic stretch from Streptomyces sp. Go-475 harbors:
- a CDS encoding glycosyltransferase — its product is MRIAMVSEHASPLAALGGVDAGGQNVYVARLSEELARRGHDVTVYTRRDAADLPDRVPLPGGAVVEHVPAGPAAPVPKDELFPHMPAFGAWLARAWARERPDVVHAHFWMSGMASRIGAHPHGVPVVQTFHALGTVKRRHQGRRDTSPPERIGIERQIGRGCARVLATCGDEVHELAEMGVPRSRVSVVPCGVDADQFRPGVPPDGVPARRRPHRLLACGRLVPRKGYDQAVRALARVPDAELLIAGGPAAGLLDDDPEARRLRRLAERTGVADRVRLLGAVDPAAMPALIGSADLVLCTPVYEPFGIVPLEAMACGVPVVATDVGGHRDSVADGTTGRLVLPQDPEAVAAAVRELLTDDALCRRYGSAGRARVLTHYTWRRVADGVEQVHRQVLAGHAQQKEVA